The following coding sequences are from one Triticum aestivum cultivar Chinese Spring chromosome 5A, IWGSC CS RefSeq v2.1, whole genome shotgun sequence window:
- the LOC123101285 gene encoding 2-methoxy-6-polyprenyl-1,4-benzoquinol methylase, mitochondrial-like: MALRADATRLASSSLRRRHGHLLPAAATSFRFKQVREDEKSKLVGNREDVQARRGGRSSRGSGAARRAEQEKFRGGASGAGEVAKASNPTQVEAKEVRLSDLAPMMLDDTDVETMDIMVL, from the exons ATGGCCCTGCGAGCGGACGCGACGAGGCTCGCGTCCtccagcctccgccgccgccacggccacctCCTGCCGGCAGCCGCCACCAGCTTCA GATTCAAGCAGGTGCGCGAGGACGAGAAGAGCAAGCTGGTTGGAAACAGAGAAGATGTTCaggcgcggcgcggcgggcggAGCAGCAGAGGTTCAGGCGCCGCGCGGCGGGCGGAGCAGGAGAAGTTCAGGGGAGGTGCCAGCGGAGCAGGAGAG GTGGCAAAGGCGTCCAATCCAACtcaggtggaggccaaggaggttcgGCTCTCGGACCTTGCACCAATGATGCTGGATGATACCGACGTGGAGACT ATGGATATCATGGTTCTCTGA